A portion of the Bacteroides faecium genome contains these proteins:
- a CDS encoding TonB-dependent receptor — MKNRVLLVLLLSFAVSLAASAQKITMNLQQVKLEKVFSLITKQTGLTVAYSRTIVNPERIVSVQAKDKDLSKVLDDLFAGTNVAYEIGEKKIYLKAKESPVASQGSQKTKKITGTVTDTKGEPVIGASVLVKGAGTGTVTDVDGNFTLDAPADALLAVSYIGYKTQEVKVGSKNSYSIQLQDDTEVLDEVVVVGYGVQKKSSLTGAVASISSQEISKQVSSNVASTLQGRTPGVDIVQQAGVAGADVNIVIRGAASFGATEPLYVIDGAFSNAGLSSLNPNDIESIEVLKDGAAAAIYGSRAANGVVLITTKKGKSGKPVIQIDGSFAFQKTTNIPEFLNASEWREFANMVADNSGLPHAPENDNPTNPNLNTDWSKEWIQFAPVWNLNASIAGGGDNSTFSTSLGYLDQTGMTIYSDYKRYNFRLNTSYKKGRFSFSETLGLTHKDKTPTTAFNIALPTLPIYDEQGRFTSGGPDYYINPEDGKAQNKIAPLHYTDQFNKVTDLIGSLNAQLDIWGGLKYKLSLSGNYSNKHNYTHTPEYYTKWNSDGTPDKDYGNTRNSVSETRGEEFTYTIDNLLTYNKTFNRHSIDALLGTSWMREYYRYMTNSTINDLGGTDITGFQNEDGKISAGDSNAALLSFFARVNYDYDNKYLLSLSIRRDESSKFHKDNRVGYFPSVSAGWNVHQEKWFQNPVMSKLKIRASYGELGANFLNPYNFDAIAYGPIPYTVGGERYVTGRAAYLKSKDLKWETAKTTDIGIELGFFNNDLTLSLDYFVKKNVDLLAQIDLNLSSGQIFEINSSREKPYVNTASVKNTGWEFMMNYRKQLTKDFHIDATFNIATLKNKVLSLGENVQPITSGAMSSYFNDAASITMPGEAIGSFYGYKIDGFDAEGNFIFADTDKNGVVNANDKVILGSPIPDFTYGLNINMEYKDFDLTVFFQGVQGNDIFNQKKYTYYFDYSNNVVKEAMNGWTKTNKNTGIPVMKTQNTSGGNSLPSEFYVEDGSYLRLKNLQLGYSLPKKWLEAIRFNKLRVYAGVQNLFTLTKYSGYDPEVSSNVLFSRGIDISSYPNARTFTFGFNASF, encoded by the coding sequence ATGAAGAACAGAGTATTGCTTGTATTGTTATTGAGCTTTGCTGTAAGTCTTGCGGCATCGGCTCAGAAAATAACAATGAATCTTCAACAAGTCAAGTTGGAGAAAGTATTTTCGCTCATTACCAAACAGACAGGGCTTACGGTAGCTTATAGCCGTACGATTGTCAATCCCGAACGAATTGTTTCCGTCCAGGCAAAAGACAAAGACCTTTCTAAAGTATTGGATGATTTATTCGCGGGTACGAATGTGGCTTATGAAATCGGAGAGAAGAAAATATATCTAAAAGCAAAAGAGTCTCCCGTTGCATCACAAGGAAGCCAAAAAACAAAGAAAATAACAGGAACCGTGACGGATACCAAAGGCGAACCGGTAATTGGCGCCAGTGTATTGGTGAAAGGAGCGGGGACGGGTACTGTGACAGACGTTGATGGTAACTTTACATTGGATGCTCCGGCGGATGCTCTTCTAGCAGTCAGCTATATTGGTTATAAAACACAGGAAGTAAAGGTCGGGAGTAAGAATTCATATTCTATCCAATTGCAGGATGATACGGAAGTACTGGATGAAGTCGTAGTAGTCGGTTACGGCGTGCAGAAGAAATCAAGCCTGACAGGTGCCGTTGCTTCCATCTCTTCCCAAGAAATCAGCAAACAAGTATCATCTAATGTTGCTTCAACCTTACAAGGACGTACGCCGGGTGTAGACATCGTGCAGCAAGCCGGTGTTGCCGGAGCAGATGTAAATATCGTGATTCGTGGTGCCGCTTCTTTTGGTGCTACCGAACCTCTGTATGTCATCGATGGAGCGTTCAGTAACGCCGGATTAAGCTCATTGAATCCCAATGATATTGAATCTATCGAAGTACTGAAAGACGGTGCGGCAGCCGCTATCTATGGTTCACGTGCCGCCAATGGCGTCGTTTTGATTACTACCAAGAAAGGAAAGTCCGGCAAACCCGTTATCCAGATAGACGGTTCGTTTGCTTTCCAGAAGACGACTAATATTCCGGAGTTTCTCAATGCGTCGGAATGGAGAGAGTTTGCCAATATGGTGGCAGATAACAGTGGCTTGCCTCATGCACCGGAGAATGACAATCCCACTAATCCAAACCTGAATACCGACTGGTCAAAAGAATGGATACAGTTTGCCCCGGTATGGAATCTGAATGCCAGTATCGCAGGGGGTGGGGACAACTCTACCTTCAGCACAAGCCTTGGTTATCTTGACCAAACCGGTATGACGATTTATTCGGATTATAAACGTTATAACTTCCGCCTGAATACCTCTTATAAAAAAGGCCGTTTTTCATTTTCCGAAACACTAGGACTGACCCATAAGGATAAAACTCCTACAACAGCTTTCAACATAGCTTTACCAACGTTACCTATTTATGATGAACAAGGACGGTTTACCTCTGGTGGCCCTGATTATTACATCAACCCCGAAGATGGCAAGGCTCAGAATAAGATAGCCCCGTTACATTATACAGACCAGTTCAATAAAGTGACGGATTTAATCGGCTCTTTGAACGCCCAACTGGATATTTGGGGCGGCTTAAAATACAAATTATCGTTAAGTGGAAATTATAGCAATAAGCACAATTACACCCATACCCCCGAGTACTATACAAAGTGGAACTCGGATGGAACTCCTGATAAAGATTACGGCAACACACGCAACAGCGTATCGGAAACAAGGGGTGAAGAGTTTACTTATACGATTGATAACTTGCTGACTTACAACAAAACATTCAATCGTCACTCAATAGACGCTTTATTAGGAACAAGCTGGATGAGAGAATACTATCGCTACATGACCAACTCTACGATTAACGATTTGGGTGGAACGGATATTACCGGATTCCAAAATGAAGATGGTAAGATTTCGGCAGGCGACAGTAATGCGGCATTGCTTTCTTTCTTCGCCCGTGTGAACTACGATTATGACAATAAATATCTGTTGTCCTTGAGTATCCGTCGGGATGAATCTTCCAAGTTCCACAAAGACAATAGGGTAGGTTACTTTCCCTCTGTTTCCGCCGGATGGAATGTGCACCAGGAAAAATGGTTTCAAAATCCTGTAATGAGTAAATTGAAGATTAGAGCTAGCTACGGTGAGTTGGGAGCAAACTTCCTCAACCCCTATAATTTCGACGCGATAGCTTATGGTCCTATTCCCTACACAGTAGGCGGAGAACGCTATGTGACAGGACGCGCAGCCTATCTGAAATCGAAAGACCTGAAATGGGAAACTGCCAAAACCACAGATATTGGTATCGAACTGGGCTTCTTCAACAACGACCTGACTTTATCATTAGACTATTTCGTGAAAAAGAACGTAGATTTGTTGGCACAGATAGACTTGAATCTGTCTTCCGGACAAATCTTTGAAATCAACAGTTCGCGTGAAAAACCGTACGTCAATACAGCTTCCGTAAAAAATACAGGATGGGAGTTTATGATGAATTACAGGAAACAATTGACGAAAGACTTCCATATAGATGCGACATTCAATATCGCAACGTTGAAGAATAAAGTATTATCACTGGGAGAAAACGTACAGCCGATTACTTCCGGCGCAATGTCCAGCTACTTTAATGATGCAGCTTCCATTACCATGCCGGGAGAAGCTATCGGTTCATTCTATGGCTATAAGATTGACGGTTTTGATGCGGAAGGAAATTTCATATTTGCGGATACGGACAAGAATGGAGTAGTCAATGCAAATGATAAAGTCATTCTGGGCAGTCCTATCCCTGACTTCACATACGGCTTGAACATCAACATGGAATACAAAGACTTTGATTTGACAGTCTTCTTCCAGGGAGTACAAGGAAATGATATATTCAATCAAAAAAAGTACACCTATTATTTTGATTATTCCAACAACGTGGTCAAAGAGGCTATGAATGGATGGACGAAAACAAATAAGAATACAGGAATACCTGTCATGAAAACCCAAAACACAAGTGGCGGAAACTCCCTGCCGAGTGAATTTTATGTTGAAGACGGTTCCTATTTACGTCTGAAGAACCTTCAGTTAGGCTATTCACTGCCTAAAAAATGGCTGGAAGCAATCCGGTTCAATAAATTGCGTGTTTACGCAGGCGTACAAAATCTGTTTACATTGACCAAATACTCCGGTTATGACCCGGAAGTCAGTTCCAATGTATTGTTCTCACGTGGCATTGACATCAGTTCATATCCTAATGCCCGGACATTCACTTTTGGTTTTAACGCTTCATTCTGA
- a CDS encoding MFS transporter → MKNKNIYPWVVVALLWVVALLNYMDRQMLSTMQEAMKIDIVELAKAEAFGALMAVFLWIYGFMSPVAGIIADRLSRKWLIVGSLFVWSAVTFLMGYATTFEQLYGLRAVMGISEALYIPSALSLIADWHQDKSRSLAIGVHMTGLYVGQAIGGFGATAAAAFSWQSTFHWFGIVGIAYSVVLIFCLHENPVRMKIEKVVANGINKGNSIGKGLLLLFSNISFWVILFYFAAPSLPGWATKNWLPTLFAENLDIPMSQAGPISTITIALSSFVGVILGGFLSDRWVLKNIRGRVYTGAIGLGMTIPALLLLGFGHGFISVIGAGLLFGIGFGIFDANNMPILCQFVSAKYRGTAYGIMNMTGVFAGAAVTQLLGKWTDGGSLGEGFAMLSIVVALALGLQLYFLRPKTDNME, encoded by the coding sequence ATGAAAAATAAAAATATTTATCCATGGGTAGTAGTTGCGTTACTTTGGGTAGTAGCGTTGCTCAACTACATGGATAGACAAATGCTTTCTACAATGCAGGAAGCGATGAAAATAGATATTGTAGAACTAGCGAAAGCGGAAGCTTTCGGTGCTTTGATGGCAGTCTTTCTTTGGATTTACGGCTTTATGAGCCCGGTTGCTGGAATAATAGCGGACAGACTTAGTCGGAAATGGCTGATTGTCGGAAGCTTGTTTGTTTGGTCGGCAGTAACATTCCTGATGGGGTATGCCACGACATTTGAACAGTTATATGGTTTGCGTGCAGTGATGGGGATTAGTGAAGCATTGTATATTCCTTCCGCTCTGTCTCTGATAGCAGATTGGCATCAGGACAAATCACGTTCACTGGCAATTGGAGTTCACATGACCGGATTGTATGTCGGTCAGGCAATCGGTGGGTTTGGAGCTACTGCAGCCGCTGCATTTTCCTGGCAGAGTACTTTTCACTGGTTCGGCATCGTAGGTATTGCTTACTCTGTGGTTCTTATCTTTTGCCTGCATGAAAATCCTGTCCGAATGAAAATAGAAAAGGTTGTCGCCAATGGCATTAATAAAGGGAATTCAATAGGTAAAGGGCTATTACTGTTATTTTCTAATATTTCTTTCTGGGTGATATTGTTTTATTTTGCGGCTCCCAGTTTGCCGGGTTGGGCTACAAAGAATTGGCTGCCAACCTTATTTGCTGAGAATTTGGATATTCCGATGTCTCAGGCGGGACCTATATCCACGATTACCATTGCTCTGTCTTCATTTGTCGGAGTGATATTGGGTGGATTCCTATCAGATAGATGGGTGTTGAAGAATATCCGCGGACGTGTCTATACAGGAGCAATCGGACTGGGGATGACAATCCCCGCACTGTTATTACTGGGTTTCGGTCATGGTTTCATTAGCGTAATAGGTGCGGGATTGTTATTCGGCATCGGTTTTGGTATTTTCGATGCCAACAATATGCCTATTCTATGCCAGTTCGTTTCTGCCAAATATAGAGGGACGGCATATGGAATAATGAATATGACAGGAGTTTTTGCAGGAGCGGCAGTAACTCAATTATTAGGGAAATGGACAGACGGTGGAAGTTTAGGCGAAGGATTTGCCATGCTCAGTATTGTAGTTGCGCTTGCATTAGGGCTGCAATTATACTTTTTAAGACCGAAAACGGATAATATGGAGTAA
- a CDS encoding dihydrodipicolinate synthase family protein — MERIIGLINAPFTPFYENGEVNYEPIEAYARLLVKNGLKGVFINGSSGEGYMLTDEERMKLAERWMEVAPDGFKVIVHVGSCCVKSSRKLAEHAQKIGAWGIGAMAPPFPKIGRIEELVKYCEEIAAGAPKLPFYYYHIPAFNGAFLSMLAFLKAVENRIPNFAGIKYTFESLYEYNQCRLYKDGKFDMLHGQDETILPCLAMGGAQGGIGGTTNYNGINLVGIIDAWKAGELEKARELQNFSQEVINVICHFRGNIVGGKRIMKLIGLDLGGNRTPFQNMTDDEEKQMKAELEEIRFFERCNKF; from the coding sequence ATGGAAAGAATTATTGGATTAATCAATGCTCCTTTTACTCCGTTTTATGAAAATGGTGAAGTGAATTATGAGCCGATTGAAGCATACGCTCGGCTGCTGGTGAAAAATGGCTTGAAAGGTGTTTTTATCAACGGCTCTTCAGGAGAAGGGTATATGTTGACTGATGAAGAACGGATGAAGTTGGCGGAACGTTGGATGGAAGTTGCACCGGATGGCTTTAAGGTAATTGTACACGTGGGTAGTTGTTGCGTAAAGTCGAGCCGGAAATTGGCGGAACATGCGCAGAAAATCGGAGCTTGGGGAATTGGTGCAATGGCGCCGCCTTTCCCGAAAATCGGACGAATAGAAGAACTGGTTAAGTACTGTGAGGAGATTGCTGCCGGAGCACCGAAGCTGCCCTTCTATTATTATCACATTCCTGCATTCAATGGAGCATTCTTATCGATGCTTGCTTTTCTGAAAGCTGTTGAAAACCGTATTCCCAATTTTGCGGGAATCAAATATACCTTCGAAAGCTTGTATGAATACAATCAATGTCGTTTGTATAAAGACGGCAAGTTCGATATGCTTCATGGGCAGGATGAAACCATTCTTCCATGCCTCGCAATGGGAGGGGCGCAAGGCGGAATCGGTGGAACAACCAACTATAACGGTATAAACCTGGTAGGTATCATTGATGCCTGGAAAGCCGGTGAATTGGAGAAAGCCCGTGAATTGCAAAACTTCTCCCAGGAAGTGATTAACGTAATCTGCCATTTCCGTGGAAATATTGTTGGCGGCAAACGTATCATGAAGCTTATCGGACTGGATTTGGGTGGCAACCGTACTCCTTTCCAAAACATGACCGATGACGAAGAAAAACAGATGAAAGCGGAACTGGAAGAAATCCGGTTCTTCGAACGTTGCAATAAATTCTGA
- a CDS encoding RagB/SusD family nutrient uptake outer membrane protein has protein sequence MKNYKKVYAAFILAGGLILHGCNGIFDDLAINPNQPSMGAYFTSPSAVNDAVMTMYGYMSTQRCLGASGSKTTIIRSDEASSNSDYGKPGMFGADLNASYYTIEQPYTLMYTTASQASYIIETAPSVDFSGNEELRNAYMGEAYFWRAFAHYYLLINFRNISPIRQMPRNGDDYVRPLEKPAAVWNFIQEDLAHAKELLPVKGYWDSKNAGRVTKASAAALLGKAYLYRSGIEQYYGEDKTTFYSEAAKEFADIIDGKYGTYDLTKNYADNFDVAHENNEESILEFQFLGDVDNAGFNPGLATSGLAFDSRGLMLPGAGVGYEGVVHNWLYNAFVNSVDKDGYTDIRMFSTMIFNDLDANIHLRNDAGGNPIRLKGPGGYKWEELYPAKNGKEGFATVSNPLAHPFKAGIRKGIDCSMPTQTEADGTPKLVGVGAGVKEYVYNQPRAHGVNWRYIRYADVLMMYAEAVVSGGTQASDMTPLQAVNKVRGRANMSELPSVTMADIQNERILEFALEGHRFFDLLRWGKLASRFTELQESDPNFKKFISADDFKGFVTNKHEWLPIPINEVNSNPYITENNPGY, from the coding sequence ATGAAAAACTATAAGAAAGTATATGCCGCATTTATCTTGGCGGGCGGCTTGATATTACACGGATGCAATGGTATCTTTGATGACCTGGCAATTAATCCGAACCAGCCGAGTATGGGAGCTTATTTCACCAGTCCGTCCGCTGTAAATGACGCAGTGATGACCATGTACGGATATATGTCTACGCAACGCTGCCTGGGAGCTTCCGGCTCTAAGACCACGATAATCCGCTCTGACGAAGCATCGTCCAATTCGGATTATGGCAAACCGGGCATGTTTGGTGCTGATTTGAATGCCAGTTATTACACTATCGAGCAACCTTATACATTGATGTACACCACTGCTTCCCAAGCATCCTACATCATTGAAACCGCCCCGTCTGTTGATTTCAGCGGTAATGAGGAACTGCGGAACGCATACATGGGTGAAGCCTATTTCTGGAGAGCATTTGCGCATTATTACCTGTTGATTAATTTCCGGAACATATCTCCTATCAGACAGATGCCACGCAATGGTGATGACTATGTCCGTCCTTTAGAAAAGCCTGCCGCCGTATGGAACTTTATTCAGGAAGACCTGGCACATGCGAAAGAACTGTTGCCCGTAAAGGGATATTGGGACAGCAAGAATGCCGGTCGTGTGACAAAAGCTTCTGCAGCCGCCTTATTGGGAAAAGCTTACCTCTACCGTAGTGGAATCGAGCAATATTATGGCGAAGACAAGACTACATTTTACAGTGAAGCCGCCAAAGAATTTGCCGATATTATAGACGGAAAGTACGGAACTTATGACCTTACTAAAAATTATGCAGATAATTTTGATGTCGCTCATGAAAATAATGAAGAATCAATCCTTGAATTTCAATTCCTAGGCGATGTCGATAATGCAGGATTCAATCCGGGGCTTGCCACTTCCGGTTTGGCGTTCGATTCACGTGGATTGATGTTGCCGGGGGCGGGAGTAGGCTATGAAGGCGTAGTACATAACTGGCTTTATAACGCATTTGTGAATTCGGTAGACAAGGACGGTTATACGGATATCCGGATGTTCTCTACAATGATATTCAATGATTTGGATGCGAACATTCATTTGAGAAACGACGCAGGCGGCAACCCGATACGTCTGAAAGGTCCCGGTGGATATAAATGGGAAGAACTTTATCCCGCAAAGAATGGAAAAGAGGGATTCGCCACCGTATCCAATCCTTTGGCGCACCCATTCAAAGCAGGTATCAGGAAAGGTATTGACTGTTCCATGCCTACACAAACGGAAGCGGACGGGACTCCTAAACTGGTCGGTGTAGGTGCAGGTGTCAAGGAGTATGTGTATAATCAGCCCCGTGCCCATGGAGTGAACTGGCGGTATATCCGTTATGCCGATGTGTTGATGATGTATGCGGAAGCAGTAGTCAGCGGTGGCACACAGGCATCGGACATGACACCCTTACAGGCAGTAAACAAAGTACGCGGACGTGCCAACATGAGCGAACTCCCTTCCGTAACCATGGCTGATATTCAGAATGAAAGAATTCTGGAATTTGCCTTGGAAGGGCATCGTTTCTTTGATTTGCTTCGTTGGGGCAAGCTAGCCAGCCGTTTTACCGAGTTGCAGGAATCAGACCCTAACTTCAAGAAGTTCATATCGGCAGATGACTTTAAAGGATTCGTCACCAATAAGCACGAATGGTTGCCGATTCCTATCAATGAAGTAAATTCCAACCCTTATATCACAGAAAATAATCCGGGATATTAA
- a CDS encoding GNAT family N-acetyltransferase: MQIYIETPRLILRDWKEEDIPAFAHMNADPHVMEFFLNPLTAEETFAFYQRIQKEFQTCGFGLYAVERKEDHAFMGYTGLHQITFDVDFAPGVEIGWRLGHEYWGHGYASEAASACLEYTRKQLDIKELYSFTSLPNLRSERVMQKIGMERMKEFDHPLVPADHPLCRHVVYHINLR; the protein is encoded by the coding sequence ATGCAAATATATATAGAAACACCCCGCTTGATTCTCCGTGACTGGAAAGAGGAAGATATTCCGGCATTCGCCCATATGAATGCCGACCCTCATGTAATGGAATTTTTTCTCAATCCGTTAACTGCGGAAGAGACGTTTGCTTTTTACCAACGTATTCAAAAGGAATTTCAAACCTGTGGTTTCGGATTATATGCCGTTGAGCGCAAAGAAGACCATGCGTTTATGGGATATACCGGTTTACACCAGATTACATTTGATGTTGATTTTGCGCCGGGAGTAGAAATCGGCTGGCGACTGGGACATGAATATTGGGGACATGGCTACGCATCTGAAGCTGCAAGCGCTTGCCTGGAATATACTCGTAAGCAATTGGATATTAAAGAATTATATTCGTTTACATCTTTACCAAACCTCCGTTCGGAACGTGTAATGCAGAAAATAGGCATGGAACGTATGAAAGAGTTCGACCACCCGCTTGTTCCTGCTGACCATCCACTGTGCAGACATGTAGTTTATCATATTAATTTAAGGTAA
- a CDS encoding AGE family epimerase/isomerase: MKNITDYIQKWANTYKDDMLNNIMPFWIRYGLDTVNGGIYTCVDRDGTLMDSTKSVWFQGRFAFTCSYAYNHIEKNPAWLQAAKSTLDFIEKYCFDSDGRMYFEVTADGSPLRKRRYIFSESFAAIAMSEYSIASGDKTYAVKALELFKRMQYFLRTPGLLAPKYMDTLPMKGHSITMILINVASRIREAIQDECLTRQIDESIACLEKDFLHPEFKALLETVGPNGEFIDSNMGRTINPGHCIETAWFLLEEAKLRGGDKEIEKLGLQILDWSWEWGWDKESGGIINFKDCKNLPSQDYAQDMKFWWPQTEAIIATLYAYLMTKEGKYLKMHQQISEWTYTHFPDKEYGEWYGYLHRDGTVAQPAKGNLFKGPFHIPRMMTKGYMLCEEIISEIEKK; this comes from the coding sequence ATGAAGAATATAACTGACTATATACAGAAATGGGCTAATACCTACAAGGATGATATGCTGAATAATATCATGCCCTTTTGGATAAGGTATGGACTGGATACAGTGAACGGTGGTATATATACTTGTGTAGACCGGGACGGCACATTAATGGATAGCACAAAATCCGTTTGGTTTCAGGGACGTTTTGCATTTACCTGTTCCTATGCCTACAATCATATAGAAAAGAATCCGGCATGGTTGCAAGCCGCAAAAAGCACACTAGACTTTATAGAGAAGTATTGCTTTGATTCGGACGGGCGTATGTACTTTGAAGTGACAGCAGACGGAAGCCCTTTACGCAAGCGGCGCTATATTTTCTCCGAGTCATTTGCAGCCATAGCGATGTCCGAATATTCGATAGCGTCGGGGGATAAGACGTATGCGGTGAAGGCACTCGAACTGTTCAAACGTATGCAGTATTTTCTGCGAACTCCCGGATTATTGGCTCCCAAATATATGGATACGCTCCCCATGAAAGGACATTCCATCACCATGATATTGATAAATGTAGCTTCCCGAATCAGGGAAGCTATTCAAGACGAATGTCTGACACGGCAGATTGACGAGTCTATTGCCTGTTTGGAAAAAGATTTCCTGCATCCGGAGTTCAAGGCGTTATTAGAAACCGTAGGCCCGAATGGTGAATTTATAGATTCCAATATGGGACGTACCATCAATCCGGGGCATTGCATCGAAACAGCTTGGTTTCTGTTGGAAGAAGCTAAATTACGAGGTGGAGACAAGGAGATAGAAAAGCTGGGATTACAAATCTTAGACTGGTCATGGGAGTGGGGCTGGGATAAAGAATCCGGTGGTATTATCAATTTCAAAGATTGCAAGAATCTTCCCTCGCAGGACTATGCGCAAGATATGAAATTCTGGTGGCCGCAAACAGAAGCGATTATTGCTACCCTGTATGCCTATCTGATGACGAAGGAAGGGAAATACTTGAAGATGCATCAGCAAATCAGCGAGTGGACATATACTCATTTCCCGGATAAGGAATACGGAGAGTGGTATGGCTATTTGCATCGGGATGGAACAGTAGCCCAGCCGGCAAAAGGAAATTTGTTTAAAGGTCCTTTTCATATCCCCCGCATGATGACAAAAGGATATATGCTTTGCGAGGAAATAATATCTGAAATAGAAAAGAAATAA
- a CDS encoding YhcH/YjgK/YiaL family protein, producing the protein MIVSNLQNSQRVEKLHPLFKQLFDYVKSHNLLHEELGTIRLDGDNLFINNIYPECIPEGKRLLELHHDYIDVHILLEGKETIGWKALEELEVERQAYDKKSDCALYGDVPTTLINLLPGQFVIVYPEDPHAPAIGKGWIRKLIAKVRV; encoded by the coding sequence ATGATTGTATCCAATTTACAAAATAGCCAACGGGTGGAGAAACTTCACCCGTTGTTCAAGCAGCTTTTCGATTATGTGAAATCACATAACCTGCTGCACGAGGAACTGGGAACTATCAGACTGGATGGTGATAATTTATTTATCAATAATATCTATCCCGAATGTATTCCTGAAGGAAAGCGTTTATTAGAACTGCACCACGATTATATTGATGTGCACATATTGCTTGAAGGCAAAGAAACCATTGGCTGGAAAGCCTTGGAAGAATTAGAGGTGGAAAGGCAAGCCTATGATAAAAAGAGTGATTGTGCCCTATATGGTGACGTTCCTACTACTCTCATCAATCTCTTGCCCGGACAATTCGTTATTGTATATCCGGAAGACCCCCATGCTCCGGCTATCGGTAAAGGCTGGATACGCAAGCTGATAGCTAAAGTAAGAGTTTAG
- a CDS encoding PKD domain-containing protein → MNRLAYLLSLICILAFSSCEEDKVYYNTAAKADFTIGENMYELGQTAVFKDASIPDEGSRIVAWLWEFGDAKKSVSTEQNPTFVYPSDGTFTIKLTVTDDNGLSATDKKDLTILDPAKAINVMWQKEMGGPVESTVSPALSADGKTVYMITDQTSTGVFDVKLYAYDTENGTQKWAFDVTANMNELNPGGGASMVYASPAVGPNGDVYIVVRDLKPATTEHPRALFLFAVGSNGSRKWAYKAVDSNLYAVTPAIDASGNIYFGHRGKKLIVLSPTGDVVKEIALNVEVLSGMSLSKDGTIYFGSSKNTGYFGYDFATGTQKFVYQKDLGGTALKGNSYTVGADGTIYTVAELTSGGAIIALNPDGTEKMGVQDSGSHCQRWCCDWYGWNALCQRWKCCCR, encoded by the coding sequence ATGAACAGATTAGCTTATTTATTATCATTGATTTGTATTCTTGCATTTTCTTCTTGCGAAGAGGATAAGGTATATTATAACACTGCGGCAAAAGCAGATTTCACCATTGGTGAGAATATGTACGAACTGGGACAGACCGCTGTTTTTAAAGATGCTTCCATACCCGATGAAGGAAGCCGGATAGTAGCATGGCTATGGGAGTTTGGTGATGCAAAGAAATCCGTCTCAACGGAACAGAATCCAACTTTCGTTTATCCGTCGGACGGTACATTTACCATTAAACTGACGGTGACTGATGATAACGGCTTGAGCGCCACAGATAAGAAGGACCTTACCATCTTAGACCCGGCTAAAGCAATCAATGTAATGTGGCAGAAAGAAATGGGCGGACCTGTTGAAAGTACAGTCTCACCCGCATTGTCGGCTGACGGTAAAACGGTTTATATGATTACCGACCAGACTTCCACAGGAGTATTCGACGTGAAACTTTATGCTTATGATACAGAAAACGGGACACAGAAATGGGCATTTGACGTAACCGCCAATATGAATGAACTGAATCCGGGTGGTGGGGCAAGCATGGTATATGCAAGTCCGGCAGTAGGACCGAATGGAGATGTATATATTGTGGTCCGCGATTTGAAGCCGGCTACTACTGAACACCCCCGTGCTTTATTCTTGTTTGCCGTAGGAAGCAACGGCAGCAGAAAATGGGCATACAAAGCTGTCGATTCTAATTTATATGCTGTCACTCCGGCTATTGATGCATCCGGTAATATCTACTTCGGACATAGAGGAAAGAAACTAATCGTTTTAAGTCCGACCGGTGATGTAGTCAAAGAAATAGCTTTAAATGTAGAAGTGTTGTCCGGTATGTCTCTGTCGAAAGATGGAACTATCTATTTCGGCTCTTCCAAGAATACGGGATATTTCGGTTATGATTTTGCTACTGGTACTCAAAAGTTTGTTTATCAGAAAGATTTGGGTGGTACAGCATTGAAAGGAAATTCTTACACGGTAGGAGCAGATGGAACTATTTATACCGTAGCTGAACTGACATCTGGTGGCGCAATAATAGCTCTGAATCCTGACGGAACGGAAAAAATGGGTGTACAAGACTCCGGGAGCCATTGTCAACGGTGGTGTTGTGATTGGTACGGATGGAACGCTTTATGCCAACGGTGGAAATGCTGTTGCCGGTGA